A genomic stretch from Physeter macrocephalus isolate SW-GA chromosome 12, ASM283717v5, whole genome shotgun sequence includes:
- the ARID5A gene encoding AT-rich interactive domain-containing protein 5A isoform X3 has translation MKERHTPIERVPHLGFKQINLWKIYKAVEKLGAYELVTGRRLWKNVYDELGGSPGSTSAATCTRRHYERLVLPYVRHLKGEDDKPLPPSKPRKQYKMAKEPRGDDGATERPKKAKEEKRVDQMMPGKTKTDAPDLARLPSQEPSRDAMEQRGPAPGPSLPFVGASGCPEAYRRLLSSFYCKGTHGIMSPLAKKKLLAQVSKAEALQCQEEGCRHGAGGEPQAPPAIRPLENPRSPGGPAENSRHRLSPPEGTQGPGGSLKEEAQVGPRPSAPIFTGCFHAYPTEVLKPISQHPRDFFPNLKDGVLLGPPSKEEGLPAKEPQLVWGGEADHPSAFHKGGSRRGGLYPKPKACWVSPMTKVPAESPVPLTTFPSSPGLGNKRSLEEEGLVRGSKKLRAVSPFLKEVDAKECGTKSVGPDLAVSCLLGPALGPALPEAYRGTMLRCPLNFAGTLDPLKGQATFPFSPLVIPAFPAHLLATAAPSPTAAGLMHFPPASFDSALRHRLCPASSAWHVPPATTYAVPHFSFHLNTKL, from the exons ATGAAGGAGCGACACACGCCCATCGAGAGGGTGCCCCATCTCGGCTTCAAGCAGA TTAACCTGTGGAAGATCTACAAGGCTGTGGAGAAGCTGGGGGCCTATGAGCTG GTGACTGGCCGCCGCCTCTGGAAGAACGTGTATGACGAGCTGGGGGGCAGCCCGGGCAGCACCAGCGCGGCCACATGCACGCGCCGCCACTACGAGAG GTTGGTCCTCCCATACGTGCGGCACCTGAAGGGAGAGGATGACAAGCCCCTGCCCCCCTCCAAGCCCAGGAAGCAGTACAAGATGGCCAAGGAGCCTCGAGGGGATGACGGGGCCACTGAGAGGCCAAAGAAAGCCAAGGAGGAGAAGCGGGTGGACCAA atGATGCCAGGAAAGACCAAAACAGATGCCCCTGACCTGGCAAGGCTTCCTAGCCAGGAGCCCTCCAGGGACGCCATGGAACAGCGaggcccagcccctgggccctCTCTGCCCTTCGTGGGTGCCAGCGGCTGCCCTGAGGCCTACAGGCGGCTTCTGTCCAGCTTCTACTGCAAAGGGACACATGGTATCATGTCACCACTGGCCAAAAAGAAGCTTCTGGCCCAGGTGAGCAAGGCGGAGGCCTTGCAGTGCCAGGAGGAGGGCTGTCGCCACGGGGCAGGTGGGGAGCCCCAGGCACCCCCAGCTATTCGGCCCCTGGAGAATCCCCGGAGCCCAGGAGGGCCGGCCGAGAACTCCAGGCACCGGCTGTCGCCTCCGGAGGGAACACAGGGCCCTGGTGGCAGCCTCAAGGAGGAGGCTCAGGTGGGCCCTCGCCCGTCGGCCCCCATCTTCACTGGCTGCTTCCACGCCTACCCCACCGAGGTGCTGAAGCCTATCAGCCAGCACCCCCGGGACTTCTTCCCCAATCTTAAAGATGGGGTGTTATTAGGGCCTCCTAGCAAAGAGGAGGGGCTGCCAGCCAAAGAGCCCCAGCTGGTGTGGGGCGGGGAAGCCGACCACCCCTCTGCATTCCACAAGGGCGGCTCCAGAAGGGGCGGCCTCTACCCCAAACCCAAAGCCTGCTGGGTGTCCCCCATGACCAAGGTCCCTGCCGAGAGCCCCGTGCCCCTGACCACCTTCCCAAGCAGCCCAGGCCTGGGCAACAAGCGCAGCCTGGAGGAAGAGGGCTTGGTCCGTGGCAGCAAAAAACTGCGCGCAGTGTCTCCCTTTCTTAAGGAGGTGGATGCCAAGGAGTGCGGGACCAAGTCTGTGGGGCCCGACTTGGCCGTCTCCTGCCTGCTGGGCCCGGCCCTGGGGCCCGCCCTCCCAGAGGCCTACAGGGGCACCATGCTGCGCTGCCCGCTGAACTTCGCCGGCACCCTGGACCCCTTAAAGGGCCAGGCCACATTCCCCTTCAGCCCCCTGGTCATCCCGGCCTTCCCAGCCCACCTCCTGGCCACTGCAGCACCCTCGCCCACGGCCGCCGGCCTGATGCACTTCCCCCCCGCATCCTTCGACAGCGCCCTGCGCCACAGACTTTGCCCAGCCTCGTCTGCGTGGCACGTGCCACCTGCCACAACCTATGCAGTGCCCCACTTCTCCTTCCACCTCAACACGAAGCTGTAG
- the ARID5A gene encoding AT-rich interactive domain-containing protein 5A isoform X1 — protein sequence MHRACEQEPLSTAEGDLNLGRHVVLQRKMHYQKAPPVKGKGQQSEDGDPLDPPVSPQPDAEQNRSQSPVQLEDSPEAGGEREEEQAFLVSLYKFMKERHTPIERVPHLGFKQINLWKIYKAVEKLGAYELVTGRRLWKNVYDELGGSPGSTSAATCTRRHYERLVLPYVRHLKGEDDKPLPPSKPRKQYKMAKEPRGDDGATERPKKAKEEKRVDQMMPGKTKTDAPDLARLPSQEPSRDAMEQRGPAPGPSLPFVGASGCPEAYRRLLSSFYCKGTHGIMSPLAKKKLLAQVSKAEALQCQEEGCRHGAGGEPQAPPAIRPLENPRSPGGPAENSRHRLSPPEGTQGPGGSLKEEAQVGPRPSAPIFTGCFHAYPTEVLKPISQHPRDFFPNLKDGVLLGPPSKEEGLPAKEPQLVWGGEADHPSAFHKGGSRRGGLYPKPKACWVSPMTKVPAESPVPLTTFPSSPGLGNKRSLEEEGLVRGSKKLRAVSPFLKEVDAKECGTKSVGPDLAVSCLLGPALGPALPEAYRGTMLRCPLNFAGTLDPLKGQATFPFSPLVIPAFPAHLLATAAPSPTAAGLMHFPPASFDSALRHRLCPASSAWHVPPATTYAVPHFSFHLNTKL from the exons ATGCACAGGGCCTGTGAGCAGGAACCTCTGAGCACTGCAGAGGGAGACCTGAATCTGGGGAGACACGTGGTCCTGCAGAGGAAGATGCACTATCAGAAAg cACCTCCTGTCAAAGGCAAAGGGCAACAGTCAGAGGACGGTGACCCCCTAGACCCACCTGTGTCTCCTCAACCCGATGCTGAGCAGAACAGGAGCCAGAGCCCCGTCCAGCTGGAG GACTCCCCCGAGGCAGGCGGGGAGCGGGAGGAGGAGCAGGCCTTCCTGGTCAGCCTCTACAAGTTCATGAAGGAGCGACACACGCCCATCGAGAGGGTGCCCCATCTCGGCTTCAAGCAGA TTAACCTGTGGAAGATCTACAAGGCTGTGGAGAAGCTGGGGGCCTATGAGCTG GTGACTGGCCGCCGCCTCTGGAAGAACGTGTATGACGAGCTGGGGGGCAGCCCGGGCAGCACCAGCGCGGCCACATGCACGCGCCGCCACTACGAGAG GTTGGTCCTCCCATACGTGCGGCACCTGAAGGGAGAGGATGACAAGCCCCTGCCCCCCTCCAAGCCCAGGAAGCAGTACAAGATGGCCAAGGAGCCTCGAGGGGATGACGGGGCCACTGAGAGGCCAAAGAAAGCCAAGGAGGAGAAGCGGGTGGACCAA atGATGCCAGGAAAGACCAAAACAGATGCCCCTGACCTGGCAAGGCTTCCTAGCCAGGAGCCCTCCAGGGACGCCATGGAACAGCGaggcccagcccctgggccctCTCTGCCCTTCGTGGGTGCCAGCGGCTGCCCTGAGGCCTACAGGCGGCTTCTGTCCAGCTTCTACTGCAAAGGGACACATGGTATCATGTCACCACTGGCCAAAAAGAAGCTTCTGGCCCAGGTGAGCAAGGCGGAGGCCTTGCAGTGCCAGGAGGAGGGCTGTCGCCACGGGGCAGGTGGGGAGCCCCAGGCACCCCCAGCTATTCGGCCCCTGGAGAATCCCCGGAGCCCAGGAGGGCCGGCCGAGAACTCCAGGCACCGGCTGTCGCCTCCGGAGGGAACACAGGGCCCTGGTGGCAGCCTCAAGGAGGAGGCTCAGGTGGGCCCTCGCCCGTCGGCCCCCATCTTCACTGGCTGCTTCCACGCCTACCCCACCGAGGTGCTGAAGCCTATCAGCCAGCACCCCCGGGACTTCTTCCCCAATCTTAAAGATGGGGTGTTATTAGGGCCTCCTAGCAAAGAGGAGGGGCTGCCAGCCAAAGAGCCCCAGCTGGTGTGGGGCGGGGAAGCCGACCACCCCTCTGCATTCCACAAGGGCGGCTCCAGAAGGGGCGGCCTCTACCCCAAACCCAAAGCCTGCTGGGTGTCCCCCATGACCAAGGTCCCTGCCGAGAGCCCCGTGCCCCTGACCACCTTCCCAAGCAGCCCAGGCCTGGGCAACAAGCGCAGCCTGGAGGAAGAGGGCTTGGTCCGTGGCAGCAAAAAACTGCGCGCAGTGTCTCCCTTTCTTAAGGAGGTGGATGCCAAGGAGTGCGGGACCAAGTCTGTGGGGCCCGACTTGGCCGTCTCCTGCCTGCTGGGCCCGGCCCTGGGGCCCGCCCTCCCAGAGGCCTACAGGGGCACCATGCTGCGCTGCCCGCTGAACTTCGCCGGCACCCTGGACCCCTTAAAGGGCCAGGCCACATTCCCCTTCAGCCCCCTGGTCATCCCGGCCTTCCCAGCCCACCTCCTGGCCACTGCAGCACCCTCGCCCACGGCCGCCGGCCTGATGCACTTCCCCCCCGCATCCTTCGACAGCGCCCTGCGCCACAGACTTTGCCCAGCCTCGTCTGCGTGGCACGTGCCACCTGCCACAACCTATGCAGTGCCCCACTTCTCCTTCCACCTCAACACGAAGCTGTAG
- the ARID5A gene encoding AT-rich interactive domain-containing protein 5A isoform X2, with translation MAPPVKGKGQQSEDGDPLDPPVSPQPDAEQNRSQSPVQLEDSPEAGGEREEEQAFLVSLYKFMKERHTPIERVPHLGFKQINLWKIYKAVEKLGAYELVTGRRLWKNVYDELGGSPGSTSAATCTRRHYERLVLPYVRHLKGEDDKPLPPSKPRKQYKMAKEPRGDDGATERPKKAKEEKRVDQMMPGKTKTDAPDLARLPSQEPSRDAMEQRGPAPGPSLPFVGASGCPEAYRRLLSSFYCKGTHGIMSPLAKKKLLAQVSKAEALQCQEEGCRHGAGGEPQAPPAIRPLENPRSPGGPAENSRHRLSPPEGTQGPGGSLKEEAQVGPRPSAPIFTGCFHAYPTEVLKPISQHPRDFFPNLKDGVLLGPPSKEEGLPAKEPQLVWGGEADHPSAFHKGGSRRGGLYPKPKACWVSPMTKVPAESPVPLTTFPSSPGLGNKRSLEEEGLVRGSKKLRAVSPFLKEVDAKECGTKSVGPDLAVSCLLGPALGPALPEAYRGTMLRCPLNFAGTLDPLKGQATFPFSPLVIPAFPAHLLATAAPSPTAAGLMHFPPASFDSALRHRLCPASSAWHVPPATTYAVPHFSFHLNTKL, from the exons ATGG cACCTCCTGTCAAAGGCAAAGGGCAACAGTCAGAGGACGGTGACCCCCTAGACCCACCTGTGTCTCCTCAACCCGATGCTGAGCAGAACAGGAGCCAGAGCCCCGTCCAGCTGGAG GACTCCCCCGAGGCAGGCGGGGAGCGGGAGGAGGAGCAGGCCTTCCTGGTCAGCCTCTACAAGTTCATGAAGGAGCGACACACGCCCATCGAGAGGGTGCCCCATCTCGGCTTCAAGCAGA TTAACCTGTGGAAGATCTACAAGGCTGTGGAGAAGCTGGGGGCCTATGAGCTG GTGACTGGCCGCCGCCTCTGGAAGAACGTGTATGACGAGCTGGGGGGCAGCCCGGGCAGCACCAGCGCGGCCACATGCACGCGCCGCCACTACGAGAG GTTGGTCCTCCCATACGTGCGGCACCTGAAGGGAGAGGATGACAAGCCCCTGCCCCCCTCCAAGCCCAGGAAGCAGTACAAGATGGCCAAGGAGCCTCGAGGGGATGACGGGGCCACTGAGAGGCCAAAGAAAGCCAAGGAGGAGAAGCGGGTGGACCAA atGATGCCAGGAAAGACCAAAACAGATGCCCCTGACCTGGCAAGGCTTCCTAGCCAGGAGCCCTCCAGGGACGCCATGGAACAGCGaggcccagcccctgggccctCTCTGCCCTTCGTGGGTGCCAGCGGCTGCCCTGAGGCCTACAGGCGGCTTCTGTCCAGCTTCTACTGCAAAGGGACACATGGTATCATGTCACCACTGGCCAAAAAGAAGCTTCTGGCCCAGGTGAGCAAGGCGGAGGCCTTGCAGTGCCAGGAGGAGGGCTGTCGCCACGGGGCAGGTGGGGAGCCCCAGGCACCCCCAGCTATTCGGCCCCTGGAGAATCCCCGGAGCCCAGGAGGGCCGGCCGAGAACTCCAGGCACCGGCTGTCGCCTCCGGAGGGAACACAGGGCCCTGGTGGCAGCCTCAAGGAGGAGGCTCAGGTGGGCCCTCGCCCGTCGGCCCCCATCTTCACTGGCTGCTTCCACGCCTACCCCACCGAGGTGCTGAAGCCTATCAGCCAGCACCCCCGGGACTTCTTCCCCAATCTTAAAGATGGGGTGTTATTAGGGCCTCCTAGCAAAGAGGAGGGGCTGCCAGCCAAAGAGCCCCAGCTGGTGTGGGGCGGGGAAGCCGACCACCCCTCTGCATTCCACAAGGGCGGCTCCAGAAGGGGCGGCCTCTACCCCAAACCCAAAGCCTGCTGGGTGTCCCCCATGACCAAGGTCCCTGCCGAGAGCCCCGTGCCCCTGACCACCTTCCCAAGCAGCCCAGGCCTGGGCAACAAGCGCAGCCTGGAGGAAGAGGGCTTGGTCCGTGGCAGCAAAAAACTGCGCGCAGTGTCTCCCTTTCTTAAGGAGGTGGATGCCAAGGAGTGCGGGACCAAGTCTGTGGGGCCCGACTTGGCCGTCTCCTGCCTGCTGGGCCCGGCCCTGGGGCCCGCCCTCCCAGAGGCCTACAGGGGCACCATGCTGCGCTGCCCGCTGAACTTCGCCGGCACCCTGGACCCCTTAAAGGGCCAGGCCACATTCCCCTTCAGCCCCCTGGTCATCCCGGCCTTCCCAGCCCACCTCCTGGCCACTGCAGCACCCTCGCCCACGGCCGCCGGCCTGATGCACTTCCCCCCCGCATCCTTCGACAGCGCCCTGCGCCACAGACTTTGCCCAGCCTCGTCTGCGTGGCACGTGCCACCTGCCACAACCTATGCAGTGCCCCACTTCTCCTTCCACCTCAACACGAAGCTGTAG